A window of Streptomyces sp. NBC_01142 genomic DNA:
GGCAAGTAAAGCAGACAGAAGGATGAACCGATCAAGCATGTCCGAATAGCGGACATGCTTGATACAGCATATGGACTTCGTCATTCCGCTGCGCTGATCTCCACTCCCCCGTCGGTGGCCTGCACGGACACGGCGGAGAGGTCGCGCACGACGACGTCGGCGAACAGCTCGGAACGCCGGTGCGTTGTGGCCAAGGCCACGGTCCGCATCCCGGCCGCGCGCCCCGCGGTCAGCCCCGCCGGGGCGTCCTCGAAGACGACGCAGCGCGCCGGGTCGGCCCCGAGCTGCCTGGCCCCGAGCAGGAACGGCTCCGGGTCGGGCTTTCCGCGCGTGATGTCATCGGCGGCGATCAGCATCTTGGGCCGGATACCCACCTCTTCGAGGCGGGCTTCGGCGAGCCGCCGGCTGGCGGAGGTGACCACGGCCCAGCGGTCGGCGGGCAGCTGCGCGAGCAGTTCGGCGGTGCCGGGGAGCAGTACGACTCCCCCGGCCACGTCCTCGACCTCGAGCTGTTCGATACGGGCCACCGCTTCGGGCACCACGTCGGCGGGCAGCAGGTCGGCGGCTATCTCCGCGGCGGGGCGGCCGTGCAGCTCGACGCGGGCGAAGTCCTCCGCCGTGATCCCGTACTCCCGCGCCCACCGGGTCCAGCAGCGGTTCACGGACTCCATCGAGGAGACGAGGGTTCCGTCGTTGTCGAACAGCAGGGCTTCGGCGTGGATCTTCATGATCGTGGACATGTAGGCCGACCCTACGTGGCGTGCGGGGCCCGCGCGCATCGGGCCTTTTGGCCCGTAATACTCTCGGAGCCATGCTTGACGCCCTGACGGTCGCGGTCGCCGTGACCGCGCTCGCCCTCGCCGCCTGGTGCGGCTACGCCGCCTACCGCGATCAGCCCACCAAGGACTGGCACTTCATCGGCATGGCCGTGGTGTCGGTGCTGGCGCTCGCACAGCTGGTGGTCGGGATCGTGCAGCTGGGGCGCGGCGAGGAGGCCCACCAGGGCACTGCGATCTTCCTCTCCTATCTGATCGGCTCGTTCGCAGCCGTGCCGGCGTCCGGCTTCCTGTCGCTGGGCGAGCGGACCCGCTGGGGTTCGGCGACCGTCGCGGCGGGCGCGGTGGTCCTGGCCGTGCTGGAAGTACGGCTCCACGACATCTGGGGAGGCTGACGATGGCCGAGTCCACCACCGGCGAGAAGCGGCAGTCCGCACTGGTCAAGGGCCCCGGACTGCTGCTGGTCTGGCTGTACGGAGTCATGTCGGTGGGCGCGGTGTCGCGCTCGGTCTACCAGATCCTCACCGACTTCGACGCGGCGCCGCTGGCCCATGCGCTCTCCGCCGTCGCGGCGGTGGTGTACGTGTTCATCACGTACACCCTCGTACGCGGCGGGGAGACGGCCCGCAGGGCGGCGCTGGTGTGCTGCGCCGCCGAGCTCGCGGGCGTACTGATCGTCGGAACCTGGACGCTGCTGGAGCCGTCCGCCTTCCCCGATTCGACGGTCTGGTCGGAGTACGGGATGGGCTACATCTTCATCCCGGTTCTGCTTCCGGTCACCGGGATTCTCTGGCTGCGCCGGTCCCGCAGGGACTGAACGGGACCCGGCACAGAGAGCCGCGCGCGGGCAGGGGGCCTAAGCGCTGGCGGCGAGTTCCCCCGGGCCGTGTCCGGGAGGTGCCCCCAGCGCCGCCGCCTCCTTCTCCAGCGTGACGAGCGTGAGACGCGGGCCGACCTGCTCGCTGGAGACCGGCAGATAGCCGCGGCTGCGGTACAGCCGCAGATTGCCGTCGCTGCGGTGACCGGTGAAGAGCTGGAACCGCCGAGTGGCCGTGCCGTCGGCGAAAGTCTCCTCGATCGCGTCGAGCAGCCGCCCGCCCAGGCCGTGGCGTCGCATCCGCGGATGGACGATGAGCTTGGCGAGCCGGGCCGTTCCGCTCTCGTCGACCCTGCCGCGCACGGAGGCGACCACCTCGCCGCCGAGCCGGGCCACCAGGGCGTGCCCCTGGGCTATTTCGGCCCGAAGATCCGCGAGGGACTGGGTGAGAGGCTCGATGCCGTAGTCGCCGTAGAGCTCTGCCTCACTCTGGTAGCACAGATACTGCAGCTTGAGGATGTGCTCCGCATCTTCTTCCACTGCCGCTGAGATGGTCACGCTCATGCCCATGTGCGCATGCCTCCCGCTCACCTGTCCGCCGGTTGTCTACCGCTCCTTTCCCCCGCGTTCAGGAGCGGCAACCTCTGCCGCGAGCATTCTGCGCAGGCATCCCAGGCAGCGGGAACGCATCGGCCCCAAACTGCCCTGTGAGATACCCAACGCCCCTGCGATTTCCCGGTAGGTGGGGTCTTCGGGCGACAGCATCGCGGTCAGCAGCCGCGGACACTTTCCCGGAGTCCGCGCCACCGCGGCCCGCAGGGTGCGGCGGCGTTCCGCCCTGAGCGCGGCGCGCTCGGGGCCGCAGGCCGGGTCGGGTTCCGCCGAGGACTCGTCGCCGTAGGGGAGTTCACGTGCGGCCGTCCGCCGGGCGCGGCGCGCCTCCGCGCGTACGGCCGTCTTCACCCAGCGCGCGGCGTCGGGTGGCGGCCCGTTCCCGTCGAGCCGCTCCAGCAGGCGCACCCAGACGGCCTGTTCGAGGTCGCCGGCCTCCATCGCGGTGCCCGGCGCCTCGGCCGTCGCCTCGGCGCTCACCAGCGGGCCGAGCGCGCTGACCACGTG
This region includes:
- a CDS encoding sigma-70 family RNA polymerase sigma factor translates to MTLLEDTPAHVVSALGPLVSAEATAEAPGTAMEAGDLEQAVWVRLLERLDGNGPPPDAARWVKTAVRAEARRARRTAARELPYGDESSAEPDPACGPERAALRAERRRTLRAAVARTPGKCPRLLTAMLSPEDPTYREIAGALGISQGSLGPMRSRCLGCLRRMLAAEVAAPERGGKER
- a CDS encoding HAD family hydrolase, with the protein product MKIHAEALLFDNDGTLVSSMESVNRCWTRWAREYGITAEDFARVELHGRPAAEIAADLLPADVVPEAVARIEQLEVEDVAGGVVLLPGTAELLAQLPADRWAVVTSASRRLAEARLEEVGIRPKMLIAADDITRGKPDPEPFLLGARQLGADPARCVVFEDAPAGLTAGRAAGMRTVALATTHRRSELFADVVVRDLSAVSVQATDGGVEISAAE
- a CDS encoding GNAT family N-acetyltransferase, which codes for MGMSVTISAAVEEDAEHILKLQYLCYQSEAELYGDYGIEPLTQSLADLRAEIAQGHALVARLGGEVVASVRGRVDESGTARLAKLIVHPRMRRHGLGGRLLDAIEETFADGTATRRFQLFTGHRSDGNLRLYRSRGYLPVSSEQVGPRLTLVTLEKEAAALGAPPGHGPGELAASA